From a region of the Salvelinus alpinus chromosome 2, SLU_Salpinus.1, whole genome shotgun sequence genome:
- the LOC139560362 gene encoding uncharacterized protein, whose protein sequence is MERTNRRNKREIFFSGEHKNITTLKNEAILNRNGYLHNPIPQYPEEPEFHISKVAHVTNESKIDEILDSNGFRGGDRSLLWWSLAIEHDDIRAAEDRYLEKIFPDRTPEQREMQREIGSFLNQFTTSPAFKQESRYGNFRFTLSLSDLLKMYREQICGGEKPVLKVYETSVYQQEIMYSVLVHSPSVTFKEYPCLGDGSDDAVCGYRENDVEGEGKGHIVWRAQAMSATQKVGLTINAMDQIVETDGHVYNTWYMWDHVTLALHLPEGLLLNVDRENLIKNLTACEADKPFLGDHRLSLLDAQKKVQSLNNSGTD, encoded by the coding sequence ATGGAGCGTACTAATCGAAGAAATAAAAGAGAGATTTTTTTCAGTGGAGAGCATAAGAATATCACCACACTGAAAAATGAGGCGATCCTCAATAGAAATGGGTACCTTCATAATCCCATTCCACAGTACCCAGAAGAACCCGAGTTTCACATATCCAAAGTGGCCCATGTCACCAATGAATCTAAAATCGATGAAATCttggattcaaatggatttaggGGCGGGGATAGGAGTCTCCTGTGGTGGAGCCTAGCCATCGAGCATGATGATATCAGAGCAGCAGAAGACCGTTACCTGGAGAAGATCTTCCCAGACAGAAcaccagagcagagagagatgcaAAGAGAGATAGGTTCCTTCCTGAATCAGTTCACCACGTCACCTGCCTTTAAGCAGGAATCGCGTTATGGGAACTTCAGGTTCACTCTCAGTCTGTCTGATCTCCTGAAGATGTACAGAGAGCAGATATGTGGTGGAGAAAAGCCTGTCCTGAAAGTGTATGAAACCTCTGTCTACCAACAGGAGATAATGTACTCTGTGCTTGTTCACTCTCCAAGTGTGACGTTTAAGGAGTACCCATGTCttggtgatggtagtgatgacGCTGTCTGTGGTTACAGGGAAAACGatgtagagggggaaggaaaaGGACACATTGTCTGGCGAGCACAAGCCATGTCAGCAACACAAAAAGTTGGGTTAACCATAAACGCCATGGACCAAATAGTAGAAACAGATGGTCATGTTTACAATACATGGTACATGTGGGACCATGTGACCCTGGCGCTCCACCTGCCAGAAGGCCTGCTCCTAAATGTTGATAGAGAGAATCTGATCAAAAACCTCACTGCTTGTGAGGCTGATAAACCGTTTCTTGGGGATCATCGCCTGTCCCTCTTAGATGCTCAGAAAAAAGTTCAGAGCTTAAACAACTCTGGAACTGATTAA
- the LOC139560357 gene encoding leucine-rich repeat neuronal protein 1-like encodes MIGENPLIGILDMNFKPLGSLRSLVLACMDLTDIPGNALVGLDNLESLSFYDNKLVRVPQLALQKVPNLKFLDLNKNPVHKIHEGDFRNMLSLKELGINNMADLVSIDRYALDNLPELTKLEATNNPKLSYVHRTAFRDVSSLESLMLNNNALNSVYQHTVETLPNLREISLHSNPLRCDCVIQWMSSNRTSVRFMEPLAMLCTSPPELRGQRVREVKLQDSPEQCLPFISHDTFPSHLSLELGMSVSLDCRAMAEPEPEIYWVSPMGSKITVDTVSERYHLSSEGTLRLSHVQVEDSGRYTCVAQNTEGADTRVTTIRVNGTLVDSAEVMKIYVKQTESHSILVSWKINSNVMTSNLKWASATMKIDNPHITYTARVPVDVHEYNLTHLQPATEYEVCLTVSNIHLQTHKSCVNVTTRSVTFTLDVLDQRPSAALLAVMATMLAFLSLATVGVYVARRWKRKNYHHSLKKYMQKTSSIPLNELYPPLINLWEADSEKDKEGGTESKPSPVDTTRSYYMW; translated from the coding sequence ATGATCGGAGAGAACCCTCTCATTGGCATCCTGGACATGAACTTCAAGCCCCTGGGGAGCCTGAGGAGCCTGGTCCTGGCCTGCATGGACCTCACTGACATTCCTGGGAATGCTCTGGTGGGCCTGGATAACCTGGAGAGCCTATCCTTCTACGACAACAAGCTGGTCCGGGTGCCCCAGCTGGCCCTGCAGAAAGTGCCCAACCTGAAGTTCCTGGACCTGAACAAGAACCCAGTGCACAAGATCCATGAGGGAGACTTCAGGAACATGCTGAGTCTGAAGGAGCTTGGTATCAACAACATGGCTGACCTGGTATCCATCGACCGTTACGCCCTGGACAACCTGCCTGAGCTGACCAAGCTGGAGGCCACTAACAACCCCAAGCTGTCCTACGTGCACCGGACGGCCTTCAGGGACGTGTCCTCCCTGGAGAGCCTGATGCTAAACAACAATGCCCTCAACTCTGTCTACCAGCACACCGTGGAGACGCTGCCCAACCTCCGTGAGATCAGCCTGCACAGCAACCCACTGCGCTGCGACTGTGTCATCCAGTGGATGAGCTCCAACAGGACCAGCGTGCGCTTCATGGAGCCCCTGGCTATGCTGTGTACCTCGCCGCCCGAGCTCCGGGGCCAGCGAGTCAGAGAGGTGAAGCTGCAGGACTCCCCAGAGCAGTGCCTGCCCTTCATCTCCCACGACACCTTCCCCAGCCACCTGAGCCTTGAGCTGGGCATGAGTGTCAGCCTGGACTGCAGGGCTATGGCTGAGCCTGAGCCAGAGATATACTGGGTGTCTCCTATGGGGAGCAAGATAACGGTGGACACGGTGTCGGAGCGTTACCACCTGAGCAGTGAGGGCACCCTGCGACTGTCCCACGTCCAGGTGGAGGACTCAGGTCGCTACACCTGCGTAGCCCAGAACACAGAGGGCGCCGACACACGCGTCACCACCATCCGCGTCAATGGCACCCTGGTGGACAGCGCCGAGGTGATGAAGATCTACGTCAAGCAGACCGAGTCCCACTCCATTCTGGTCTCCTGGAAGATCAACTCCAACGTCATGACCTCCAACCTCAAGTGGGCATCGGCCACCATGAAGATTGACAACCCCCACATCACCTACACTGCACGCGTGCCCGTCGACGTGCACGAGTACAACCTGACCCACCTGCAGCCGGCCACCGAGTACGAGGTGTGCCTCACTGTGTCCAACATTCACCTGCAGACCCACAAGTCGTGCGTCAACGTGACCACGCGCAGCGTCACCTTCACCCTGGACGTGTTGGACCAGAGACCTAGCGCCGCCCTGCTAGCCGTCATGGCCACCATGCTGGCCTTCCTCAGCCTGGCTACTGTGGGGGTGTACGTGGCCCGGCGCTGGAAGAGGAAGAACTACCACCACTCCCTGAAGAAGTACATGCAGAAgacctcctccatccccctcaatgAGCTCTACCCGCCCCTCATCAACCTATGGGAGGCAGACAGTGAGAAGGACAAGGAGGGCGGTACAGAGAGCAAGCCCTCCCCCGTGGACACCACACGCAGCTACTACATGTGGTGA
- the LOC139560372 gene encoding leucine-rich repeat neuronal protein 1-like, with product MAPSPLLWPPLGWLCVGLLLPLVRGGECPRLCVCEVRPWFTPQSTYREAATVDCNDLRLTHIPSNLSSDTQVLLLQSNSIAHTSGELEALFNLTELDLSQNNFSTMEAVGLANMNQLTTLHLEENQISQLPDHCLQDLSNL from the coding sequence ATGGCTCCAAGCCCCCTCCTCTGGCCCCCGCTGGGATGGCTGTGTGTGGGGCTGCTTTTGCCCCTGGTGCGGGGCGGGGAGTGCccgcggctgtgtgtgtgtgaggtgcgcCCCTGGTTCACCCCCCAGTCCACCTACAGGGAGGCGGCCACGGTGGACTGCAACGACCTGCGGCTGACACACATCCCCTCCAACCTgtcttctgacacccaggtgctGCTGCTCCAGAGCAACTCCATCGCCCACACCAGCGGGGAGCTAGAAGCCCTGTTCAACCTGACGGAGCTGGACCTGTCCCAGAATAACTTCAGCACAATGGAGGCTGTGGGCCTGGCCAACATGAACCAGCTTACCACCCTTCACCTGGAGGAGAACCAGATTAGCCAGCTTCCTGACCACTGCCTGCAGGACCTCAGCAACTTATAG
- the LOC139560388 gene encoding leucine-rich repeat neuronal protein 1-like translates to MAPSPLLWPPLGWLCVGLLLPLVRGGECPRLCVCEVRPWFTPQSTYREAATVDCNDLRLTHIPSNLSSDTQVLLLQSNSIAHTSGELEALFNLTELDLSQNNFSTMEAVGLANMNQLTTLHLEENQISQLPDHCLQDLSNLQELYINHNQISTIAPGAFSGLHSLLRLHLNSNRLRVIDNRWFEATPNLEILMIGENPLIGILDMNFKPLGSLRSLVLACMDLTDIPGNALVGLDNLESLSFYDNKLVRVPQMALQKVPNLKFLDLNKNPVHKIHEGDFRNMLRLKELGINNMADLVSIDRYALDNLPELTKLEATNNPKLSYVHRTAFRDVSSLESLMLNNNALNSVYQHTVEALPNLREISLHSNPLRCDCVIQWMSSNRTSVRFMEPLAMLCTSPPELRGQRVREVKLQDSPEQCLPFISHDTFPSHLSLELGMSVSLDCRAMAEPEPEIYWVSPMGSKITVDTVSERYHLSSEGTLRLSHVQVEDSGRYTCVAQNTEGADTRVTTIRVNGTLVDSAEVMKIYVKQTESHSILVSWKINSNVMTSNLKWASATMKIDNPHITYTARVPVDVHEYNLTHLQPATEYEVCLTVSNIHLQTHKSCVNVTTRSVTFTLDVLDQRPSAALLAVMATMLAFLSLATVGVYVARRWKRKNYHHSLKKYMQKTSSIPLNELYPPLINLWEADSEKDKEGGTESKPSPVDTTRSYYMW, encoded by the coding sequence ATGGCTCCAAGCCCCCTCCTCTGGCCCCCGCTGGGATGGCTGTGTGTGGGGCTGCTTTTGCCCCTGGTGCGGGGCGGGGAGTGCccgcggctgtgtgtgtgtgaggtgcgcCCCTGGTTCACCCCCCAGTCCACCTACAGGGAGGCGGCCACGGTGGACTGCAACGACCTGCGGCTGACACACATCCCCTCCAACCTgtcttctgacacccaggtgctGCTGCTCCAGAGCAACTCCATCGCCCACACCAGCGGGGAGCTAGAAGCCCTGTTCAACCTGACGGAGCTGGACCTGTCCCAGAACAACTTCAGCACAATGGAGGCTGTGGGCCTGGCCAACATGAACCAGCTTACCACCCTTCACCTGGAGGAGAACCAGATTAGCCAGCTTCCTGACCACTGCCTGCAGGACCTCAGCAACCTACAGGAGCTCTACATCAACCACAACCAGATCAGCACCATCGCCCCTGGGGCGTTCTCCGGTCTGCATAGCCTGCTGCGCCTCCACCTCAACTCCAACAGGCTCCGGGTTATCGACAACCGCTGGTTCGAGGCAACGCCCAACCTGGAGATCCTGATGATCGGAGAGAACCCTCTCATTGGCATCCTGGACATGAACTTCAAGCCCCTGGGGAGCCTGAGGAGCCTGGTCCTGGCCTGCATGGACCTCACTGACATTCCTGGGAATGCTCTGGTGGGCCTGGATAACCTGGAGAGCCTATCCTTCTACGACAACAAGCTGGTCCGGGTGCCCCAGATGGCCCTGCAGAAAGTGCCCAACCTGAAGTTCCTGGACCTGAACAAGAACCCAGTGCACAAGATCCATGAGGGAGACTTCAGGAACATGCTGCGTCTGAAGGAGCTTGGTATCAACAACATGGCTGACCTGGTATCCATCGACCGTTACGCCCTGGACAACCTGCCTGAGCTGACCAAGCTGGAGGCCACTAACAACCCCAAGCTGTCCTACGTGCACCGGACGGCCTTCAGGGACGTGTCCTCCCTGGAGAGCCTGATGCTAAACAACAATGCCCTCAACTCTGTCTACCAGCACACCGTGGAGGCGCTGCCCAACCTCCGCGAGATCAGCCTGCACAGCAACCCACTGCGCTGCGACTGTGTCATCCAGTGGATGAGCTCCAACAGGACCAGCGTGCGCTTCATGGAGCCCCTGGCTATGCTGTGTACCTCGCCGCCCGAGCTCCGGGGCCAGCGAGTCAGAGAGGTGAAGCTGCAGGACTCCCCAGAGCAGTGCCTGCCCTTCATCTCCCACGACACCTTCCCCAGCCACCTGAGCCTTGAGCTGGGCATGAGTGTCAGCCTGGACTGCAGGGCTATGGCTGAGCCTGAGCCAGAGATATACTGGGTGTCTCCTATGGGGAGCAAGATAACGGTGGACACGGTGTCGGAGCGTTACCACCTGAGCAGTGAGGGCACCCTGCGACTGTCCCACGTCCAGGTGGAGGACTCAGGTCGCTACACCTGCGTAGCCCAGAACACAGAGGGCGCCGACACACGCGTCACCACCATCCGCGTCAATGGCACCCTGGTGGACAGCGCCGAGGTGATGAAGATCTATGTCAAGCAGACCGAGTCCCACTCCATTCTGGTCTCCTGGAAGATCAACTCCAACGTCATGACCTCCAACCTCAAGTGGGCATCGGCCACCATGAAGATTGACAACCCCCACATCACCTACACTGCACGCGTGCCCGTCGACGTGCACGAGTACAACCTGACCCACCTGCAGCCGGCCACCGAGTACGAGGTGTGTCTCACTGTGTCCAACATTCACCTGCAGACCCACAAGTCGTGCGTCAACGTGACCACGCGCAGCGTCACCTTCACCCTGGACGTGTTGGACCAGAGACCTAGCGCCGCCCTGCTAGCCGTCATGGCCACCATGCTGGCCTTCCTCAGCCTGGCTACTGTGGGGGTGTACGTGGCCCGGCGCTGGAAGAGGAAGAACTACCACCACTCCCTGAAGAAGTACATGCAGAAgacctcctccatccccctcaatgAGCTCTACCCGCCCCTCATCAACCTATGGGAGGCAGACAGTGAGAAGGACAAGGAGGGCGGTACAGAGAGCAAGCCCTCCCCCGTGGACACCACACGCAGCTACTACATGTGGTGA